In Deferribacteraceae bacterium V6Fe1, one genomic interval encodes:
- a CDS encoding phosphoglucosamine mutase gives MRKYFGTDGVRGKANIFPMTAEFALKLGMAAAKVFKNGSKKHKIVIGKDTRISGYMFENAIVSGICSMGVDAIIVGVLPTPAIAFITRSLRADAGVVISASHNPYYDNGIKFFSSEGYKLPDDLEFKLEQLLDEDLECASSEDVGKAYRIETAIGRYVEYAKASFDKRYDLKGLKIVLDCANGAAYKVAPMAISELGADVVVINDRPSGKNINENCGAVYPEQLCQTVKDVKADVGISFDGDADRVIFCDENGELVDGDFILGICAKDMKSEGILNKNTLVATVMSNIGFENSLKREGINVVRSQVGDRYVLEEMLKGGFNLGGEQSGHIIFSDYNTTGDGLISALQLLKILVKTGRPLSELKSFISLYPQVLKNVEVPYKRPLDEMKETVKKIKSIEEKLEGQGRIFVRYSGTENKLRVMAEGEDEKIITAYCDEVIQIALDEIKESTK, from the coding sequence ATGAGAAAGTATTTTGGGACTGATGGTGTAAGAGGGAAAGCTAATATTTTCCCGATGACTGCCGAATTTGCATTGAAGCTCGGAATGGCAGCGGCAAAAGTATTTAAAAATGGCAGTAAAAAACATAAAATCGTTATTGGTAAAGATACGAGAATTTCCGGGTATATGTTTGAAAATGCAATAGTATCAGGCATATGTTCAATGGGTGTGGACGCAATAATAGTCGGCGTTTTACCTACTCCGGCAATTGCATTTATTACAAGGAGTTTAAGAGCGGATGCAGGTGTAGTGATATCTGCTTCTCACAATCCGTATTATGATAACGGGATAAAATTTTTCTCATCGGAAGGGTATAAGCTCCCTGATGATTTGGAATTTAAGTTAGAGCAGCTTTTGGATGAAGATCTTGAATGTGCAAGTTCTGAGGATGTTGGGAAGGCTTACAGAATAGAAACCGCTATTGGAAGGTATGTGGAGTATGCCAAAGCATCGTTTGATAAAAGATATGATTTAAAAGGCCTTAAAATTGTACTTGATTGTGCTAATGGTGCTGCTTATAAGGTTGCACCAATGGCAATTAGTGAATTGGGTGCTGATGTTGTAGTTATAAATGACAGACCAAGCGGCAAAAATATCAACGAAAATTGCGGTGCTGTTTATCCTGAGCAGCTTTGTCAGACAGTTAAAGATGTCAAAGCGGATGTGGGTATATCCTTTGACGGAGATGCGGACAGAGTTATTTTTTGCGATGAAAATGGTGAGCTGGTTGACGGAGATTTTATTCTCGGTATTTGTGCAAAAGATATGAAATCCGAAGGGATTCTTAATAAAAATACTTTGGTTGCGACAGTAATGAGTAATATTGGCTTTGAAAACTCGCTTAAGAGAGAGGGTATTAATGTAGTGAGAAGTCAGGTAGGGGATAGATATGTCTTGGAGGAAATGCTCAAAGGAGGTTTTAATTTAGGCGGTGAGCAGTCTGGGCATATTATTTTTTCAGATTATAACACTACCGGAGATGGTCTGATAAGTGCTTTGCAATTATTGAAAATCTTGGTTAAAACAGGTAGACCTTTAAGTGAATTGAAGTCATTTATTTCTTTGTATCCACAGGTATTAAAGAATGTTGAGGTGCCATACAAAAGACCTTTGGATGAAATGAAGGAAACGGTAAAGAAAATTAAATCCATTGAAGAGAAATTGGAAGGGCAGGGTCGTATATTTGTAAGATATTCAGGGACTGAAAATAAACTCAGAGTCATGGCTGAAGGTGAAGATGA